In Arsenicicoccus dermatophilus, a genomic segment contains:
- a CDS encoding glycosyltransferase family 2 protein gives MPATLAPTSFDVLGHEPDGAATPSPLPPEPGYGRVHVLVPAHDEEAGIAHTLEALREQTYQPWSVTVIADNCSDRTVEIARGMGVTVVETVGNTHKKAGALNQVLDTLLPTLGESDLIFVQDADSALERHFLANAARYLTRHDHLGAVGGTFRAQPALQRERTRRREPSTERWQRQAWNLNSRFLRHLQDNEYARYARDVRRLDGKCLVVTGTAAMFKATMLQDLSRARLDGRLPEGDGKGGIYDPRVLTEDNELSFAIMHLGFELLAPPNCLLTTEAMPTWRELWQQRLRWKRGAVENCVQYGLTAVTRPYWGRQLLTMLGVLVTILYLSDLALTLVLGHFALQPLWAAVTGIFCLERFVTIRDKGIRQMALSATMYELPFDFFLQATHAKAYADALIGTERKW, from the coding sequence ATGCCAGCCACCCTCGCGCCGACGTCCTTCGACGTCCTCGGCCATGAGCCGGACGGCGCCGCGACCCCGAGCCCCCTGCCCCCCGAGCCCGGCTACGGCCGCGTGCACGTCCTGGTGCCGGCGCACGACGAGGAGGCGGGCATCGCCCACACCCTCGAGGCTCTGCGCGAGCAGACCTACCAGCCGTGGTCCGTGACGGTCATCGCGGACAACTGCAGCGACCGCACGGTCGAGATCGCCCGCGGGATGGGCGTCACGGTCGTCGAGACCGTCGGCAACACCCACAAGAAGGCCGGCGCCCTCAACCAGGTGCTCGACACCCTGCTGCCGACCCTGGGCGAGTCGGACCTCATCTTCGTGCAGGACGCGGACTCGGCGCTGGAGCGGCACTTCCTCGCCAACGCCGCGCGCTACCTCACCCGGCACGACCATCTCGGCGCCGTGGGCGGCACCTTCCGCGCCCAGCCCGCCCTGCAGCGGGAGCGCACCCGCCGCCGCGAGCCGTCGACCGAGCGCTGGCAGCGCCAGGCCTGGAACCTCAACTCACGCTTCCTGCGGCACCTGCAGGACAACGAGTACGCCCGCTACGCCCGCGACGTGCGGCGCCTGGACGGCAAGTGCCTCGTGGTCACCGGCACCGCGGCCATGTTCAAGGCCACCATGCTGCAGGACCTCAGCCGGGCGCGGCTCGACGGCCGCCTCCCCGAAGGCGACGGCAAGGGCGGGATCTACGACCCCCGGGTCCTCACCGAGGACAACGAGCTGTCGTTCGCGATCATGCACCTGGGCTTCGAGCTCCTGGCGCCCCCGAACTGCCTGCTGACGACCGAGGCGATGCCGACCTGGCGCGAGCTGTGGCAACAGCGGCTGCGCTGGAAGCGCGGCGCCGTCGAGAACTGCGTGCAGTACGGCCTCACCGCCGTGACCCGGCCCTACTGGGGTCGTCAGCTGCTGACGATGCTGGGCGTCCTAGTCACGATCCTCTACCTGTCCGACCTCGCCCTCACCCTCGTGCTCGGCCACTTCGCCCTCCAGCCCCTCTGGGCGGCGGTGACCGGGATCTTCTGCCTGGAACGGTTCGTGACGATCCGGGACAAGGGGATCAGGCAGATGGCGCTCAGCGCCACGATGTACGAGCTCCCGTTCGACTTCTTCCTGCAAGCCACCCACGCGAAGGCCTACGCCGACGCGCTCATCGGAACCGAAAGGAAATGGTGA